One Mercurialis annua linkage group LG3, ddMerAnnu1.2, whole genome shotgun sequence DNA window includes the following coding sequences:
- the LOC130015276 gene encoding uncharacterized protein LOC130015276, whose protein sequence is MRDSDIPKNTTIASLWRNDSWVLPDPKDEAIEEAWDYVKNNFTVRREYEDMMKWKVIYQNKFSIGRTRKMIREQNMNQSWFRVVWGYNSIPRNNFIMWLAIKRRLKTKNKLKKWGVIPDDICVMCNKEVETIDHYLYECDFAKAVWNRLKPICRIHQINS, encoded by the coding sequence atgagagaCTCAGACATCCCTAAAAACACTACTATAGCCAGCTTATGGAGGAACGATAGTTGGGTTCTCCCTGATCCTAAAGATGAGGCTATTGAGGAAGCCTGGGATTATGTGAAGAACAATTTTACTGTTAGAAGGGAGTATGAGGATATGATGAAGTGGAAAGTTATTTATCAGAATAAATTCTCCATAGGCAGAACTCGGAAAATGATTAGGGAGCAAAATATGAATCAATCTTGGTTCAGAGTGGTGTGGGGATACAATTCCATACCCAGAAACAATTTTATTATGTGGTTAGCCATTAAAAGGAGATTGAAGACCAAGAATAAGCTTAAGAAATGGGGAGTGATCCCTGATGATATTTGTGTCATGTGCAACAAGGAGGTGGAAACTATAGACCATTATCTTTATGAGTGTGACTTTGCAAAAGCAGTTTGGAACAGATTGAAGCCTATATGCAGAATTCATCAAATTAACTCATAG
- the LOC130015277 gene encoding uncharacterized protein LOC130015277, translated as MKGVIRFGMKGKLAPRHVGPYQIVERIGSVAYKLDLPSEMSQVHPVFHISMFRKYVADPSRVIQPQVVDVSKELTYEERPVQIVDTQIRQLRTKRIPMVKVLWRSQFIEECTWEI; from the coding sequence ATGAAGGGAGTTATTCGTTTTGGAATGAAAggcaagttggctccgagacatgtcggaccatatcagattGTAGAACGTATAGGCTCAGTCGCCTATAAGTTAGACTTGCCAtcggagatgtcgcaagttcatcctgtctttcatatttccatgtTTCGGAAATATGTAGCAGACCCTTCTCGAGtaattcaaccgcaagtggtggaTGTGAGCAAAGAATTGacttacgaagaacggccagtgcagattgtcgacacgcagatacgacaactGCGGACGAAGAGAATtccgatggtgaaagttctaTGGAGGAGTCAATtcatagaagagtgcacgtgggagataTAG
- the LOC126674482 gene encoding beta-glucosidase 24-like, producing the protein METVITSQDTSPEDLPIFDCSSFPDGFIWGTALSAYQTEGAAEKRGVHTWDTFTHDYPERITDGSNGDIATEFYYNFQKDIEIMNKRMGMNAFRFSVAWSRIIPSGKISEGISEEGIDFYNKVIDETIHNGMVPFVTIFHWDVPQDIEDSYGGFRSHNIVSDYNDYAELCFKRFGDRVKNWITFNEPHIFIWQGYDLGVLAPGRGSAWVNPACVAGDSGTEPYIVAHNLLLAHAAAVATYKKHGFDGKIGITLDITWAKPYSASADDLQSVYRYLDFEFGWFMKPITHGDYPSIMRELVGDRLPVFNETESNSLKGSYDFIGINYYTSTYASANVIVDPDPTHIRYTTDMSVSLTKCDINGQSIGFQASPSWLYVAPEGFETALIYVKNEYGNPIIYITENGIGDPVGLSPSDALKDIWRISYHTLHLWKLLRAICDHKVRVKGYFAWSFIDNFEWTNGYTVRMGFYATDTKLIRTPKWSVNWFERFLKHNNAIGGTKYSFPLYLKDKQKN; encoded by the exons ATGGAGACAGTCATTACTTCCCAAGATACTTCTCCTGAGGATCTTCCGATATTTGATTGTTCTTCTTTTCCAGATGGTTTTATTTGGGGAACGGCCTTGTCTGCTTATCAG ACTGAAGGTGCAGCTGAGAAAAGAGGAGTTCACACATGGGATACATTTACTCATGATTATCCAG AAAGGATAACCGATGGCAGCAATGGAGATATTGCaactgaattttattataattttcaa AAAGATATTGAAATAATGAATAAACGGATGGGTATGAATGCTTTTAGATTTTCCGTTGCATGGTCAAGAATAATACCTA GTGGGAAAATAAGTGAAGGAATAAGCGAGGAAGGAATCGACTTTTACAATAAAGTTATCGATGAAACTATACACAATG GAATGGTGCCTTTTGTAACCATATTTCATTGGGATGTTCCTCAAGATATTGAAGATAGCTATGGTGGATTTAGAAGCCATAACATAGT ATCCGATTACAACGATTATGCGGAACTTTGCTTTAAAAGATTCGGGGATAGAGTGAAGAATTGGATCACTTTCAACGAACCCCATATTTTCATTTGGCAAGGCTATGATTTGGGTGTTTTGGCTCCAGGCCGAGGTTCAGCTTGGGTTAATCCAGCATGCGTTGCAGGAGACTCAGGAACTGAACCTTACATAGTGGCTCATAATTTACTCCTTGCTCATGCAGCAGCTGTTGCAACATATAAGAAACAT GGTTTTGATGGCAAGATTGGTATAACACTTGATATAACATGGGCAAAACCTTACTCCGCCAGTGCAGACGATCTTCAATCTGTCTACCGATACCTTGATTTTGAGTTTGGTTG GTTTATGAAACCCATAACGCACGGTGACTATCCAAGTATAATGCGAGAGTTAGTTGGAGATCGATTGCCAGTTTTTAATGAAACTGAATCCAACTCTTTAAAAGGATCTTATGATTTTATTGGTATAAACTACTATACTTCAACTTATGCCTCTGCCAATGTCATAGTTGATCCTGATCCGACTCATATTCGATATACAACCGATATGTCTGTTAGTTTGACGA AGTGTGATATAAATGGACAAAGCATTGGTTTCCAG GCTTCTCCATCTTGGTTGTATGTTGCTCCTGAAGGATTTGAAACCGCTCTAATATATGTCAAAAATGAATATGGGAATCCAATCATTTATATAACTGAAAATG GAATTGGTGATCCGGTAGGTCTTTCTCCATCAGATGCTCTTAAAGATATATGGAGAATATCATATCATACTCTGCATTTGTGGAAACTGCTTAGAGCAATTTG TGATCACAAAGTCAGAGTAAAGGGGTATTTTGCTTGGTCATTCATAGATAATTTTGAATGGACAAATGGGTATACCGTAAGAATGGGGTTCTATGCTACAGATACGAAGCTGATAAGAACTCCAAAATGGTCTGTTAATTGGTTTGAGAGATTCTTGAAACACAATAATGCCATTGGTGGTACCAAATACAGTTTTCCACTGTATTTAAaggataaacaaaaaaattaa
- the LOC126672764 gene encoding uncharacterized protein LOC126672764, with amino-acid sequence MRDSDIPKNTTIASLWRNDSWVLPDPKDEAIEEAWDYVKNNFTVRRGYEDMMKWKVIYQNKFSIDRTRKMIREQNMNQSWFRVVWGYNSIPRNNFIMWLAIKRRLKTKNKLKKWGVIPDDICVMCNKEVETIDHCLYECDFAKAVWNRLKPICRIHQINS; translated from the coding sequence atgagagaCTCAGACATCCCTAAAAACACTACTATAGCCAGCTTATGGAGGAACGATAGTTGGGTTCTCCCTGATCCTAAAGATGAGGCTATTGAGGAAGCCTGGGATTATGTGAAGAACAATTTTACTGTTAGAAGGGGGTATGAGGATATGATGAAGTGGAAAGTTATTTATCAGAATAAATTCTCCATAGACAGAACTCGGAAAATGATTAGGGAGCAAAATATGAATCAATCTTGGTTCAGAGTGGTGTGGGGATACAATTCCATACCCAGAAACAATTTTATTATGTGGTTAGCCATTAAAAGGAGATTGAAGACCAAGAATAAGCTTAAGAAATGGGGAGTGATCCCTGATGATATTTGTGTCATGTGCAACAAGGAGGTGGAAACTATAGACCATTGTCTTTATGAGTGTGACTTTGCAAAAGCAGTTTGGAACAGATTGAAGCCTATATGCAGAATTCATCAAATTAACTCATAG